The Lonchura striata isolate bLonStr1 chromosome 13, bLonStr1.mat, whole genome shotgun sequence DNA window GGGTTAGAGTTACATTAACCACAACCACCAGAGAGGAACTGAGGTTTATGACCCCCCCCAAGGTTAGATTTCTGCTGAGTATaaaggggagggaaaggagggggGGTCCTTGGTTCTTTTCCCTTCACTGTGTGACCGaaggttttgcttttatttgtaaACATCTTGAATTACCCGTCGTTTTCCAGTCCTCATCGTGCTGTTGTCATGCCACTGGAGAGCACAGCATTttctgagctgggctgggactgctCCTTCACCACTGGATCTGCAGGAGACAGAccaggcaggaaaaggaaacagcaTTTAATAAAGCGGAAGCTCCACCCAGGCAAATCTTTCCAGAGAAACTGCCCTCAAACTGCACAGAGCTGCTAAGGCTTTTGCAGAGTGGGGAGCCAAAATTTGCCCCCACAACTGTGACCCTGCTGGCCCCAGCTACTCCACAGACTCACAGAAATAGGGGTGATCCATTGCCTCCTTGGCAGTCAGCCTCTGTTGATGGTCATATCGCAGCAGCTTGTCCAGGAGGTCAAGGACTTCAGGACTGACCAGGTGTCTGTTCTCACTGTGGATGAAGTTCTCCCAGCGCTTCCGGGAATGCCTGCAAAGGGACCAGCTGTCACTGCACAGCCCTACCCTGATGTCCCATGGGAATCACCTGCCACCAGCCACTTCTGAGTATGGGTGGCTGTGATAAACAAACCACAGCCCTTCCTTGCACAAGTTACTGCCCAGAAAATACCTGCCAAAGGTGGAAAATCCTCTTCTTTATGTACACAGTTGTACAATCTCCTGTGCCAGGAAAGGCACAACATTGCACATTCCCTTCTGTCTACAGGGACTAGACAACACCATGTGGCAGGCAGGGTGACACTCTTGGGATTAGAACTGGTCTGGCCTGCCAGCCAGCCTCACAGAAGCTGTCCTCACTAATCCCAGCCTCAGAACCTGTCCTCACTATTCCATCCATTCCACTTGTCCTTTTCAGAAATCTCAACTGGAAGACTCTGAGGCACCCAGCCCACACTTAACTGCAGTTTCTACATCTCCACATAAAGGATGTGAACATGCAGGAGAGAGACGAAATAGGGGATGGCTCATGAGTCATGGGAGACACAAAAGGAAAGAGCCTGCATTTCAGTGACTCCCTGAGATGACATGAGCAGCTAGATGTGATGCCTGCAAGCAGCACCGTTATCCAGAAGATCGAGCAGGCCTTTGCTGAGAGTGCCTCAAGGGTACAGACATCAGTTTATCTCCCTCTCTGTgcttacaaggaaaaaaaggcagcatTTCACTTCTCCACTTACTGGCCCAGGATGTCATTGAAGTGCGGGTCCAGTTCTATGTGGTACTTCTTGAGATACCCATACAGCTCATCTGTGCCCAGGACCTTTGCGATGCGAACCAGCTGGAACAAAAGGCATGTTCAGAGAGCAGAAGGGCAGCCCACCACTCTtttgcagaggcagagctgctcaAATCTAAGAGCCCTCCTTCTGGAAATATCCAGACAGAAGGAGTTTCTCCCTTGAAATTTGCTTTTGCAAGATGTGCAAAAAACAAATTTCCAACACATGGCAGCAAAATAAGAGGTGGCTCAACCAAACATAGCAGCATCCTTCCAGCCTGGCAGTCCCATCCCGAGAGCCTCCCCACTATACACACAGAGATGAACTGGGGACAAACTTTTCACAAAGTAAGCCAGGTAACAATGTCTTTACTTGGTCATAATTGTCCTGGCCGTGGAAGAAGGGCTCCTTTCGGAAGATCATGCTTGCCAGCATACAGCCTAAACTCCACATGTCTAAGCTGTAGTCATACATCtgagggagaaaaggagaagcTGTCAGAAAAGGCACACTCACCACAGCCTGGTTCCCCACAAGCACAGGCAGCCTCAGCCTTTGCACTTCACAGCCAGCCTCTCTCCAACCCAGGCAATGCCCTGACAGGCAAAACCAGACAACCCAAAGGTGGCTAAAGTGCAGCCACAAGTGCTATCATTGGATAGATAGCAAGGAGGAGACAGACTTACTTGGTAGTCCACAAGGAGCTCTGGTCCTTTGAAGTACCTAGAGGCCACACGGACATTGTATTCCTGAGCTGGATGGTAGAATTCGGCCAGACCCCAGTCTATGAGCCGCAGCTGAGCATGCAACAGAGACAGAGTCATCAGCCAGGCAGGTGATGGCCACATTGGCCAAACCTCAATCCTGTGATGCAAGTGTGGAGCCCAGGGTGGAGGGAGGCCCTCTGTGGACAGCCGATGCTCTCAGCAGTTTTCTGATCaggtttttccctttcccctaaCATCAGCTGGTGGGGCAAAGCCCAGCTTAGAGAGCTCCACTGCCTTCCGAGTCCAAGCACACTGTTACTGCTGGGCAGCTGGCTCCTTGCCAGCACCACCACGTCCTTGAGTACTAGGGAACAGGCAAAAGTCTTATCCCACTCTTTGGAAGAGCTGGGCTGAAAGCAGTGTTGATTTTACCTAGGGACTGAGAGCAGAAAATGGGGTAGGAGGGGCTCAGCACATCCTGCAAGGCAGACCATCCCCACAACTGGGATGGACAACCTGCTTACTAGGGAAGGACTCCAGTAAGAGATTCCCTTCCTTATACACCTTGCCTTGCCTGTACAGCCACTGCTGATTGACAGAGAGGGACCTGTGGACCACCAACTAGTTCCTTGACGCAAATTCCAGGTCCCTGGGGCAGGCACACACAGCACTCATTGCAATACAAGTACCATGACAGGGTGGGGTAGGCCCCTGTGCTGCCCATTTCCTGCAGTCTAACCAGCACACCCCAGCAGTGAGGGAGCCATGGACTCCCACTGAGGTGCTTCCCTGTGGGACTTTGACCATCTCCTGATGCTGGAACAGGTGGAGGGGAGCCAGTAAGGAAAGGTTAGAGGGGTAtgtgcagctgccagggctATGGGTACAGAGGCAGCAGAGTTTCAAGTTTCTGTGGAAAACCCCTGCTTGTAAGCCCTGGTGTCACAATACCTTTTTCTGTTGGTGGTCTATCATGACGTTGTGGGGTTTGACATCCCTGTGCATGATTCCCAT harbors:
- the CSNK2A2 gene encoding casein kinase II subunit alpha', whose translation is MPGPAAGSRARVYAEVNSLRSREYWDYESHVPSWGNQDDYQLVRKLGRGKYSEVFEAINITNNERVVVKILKPVKKKKIKREVKILENLRGGTNIINLIDTVKDPVSKTPALVFEYINNTDFKQLYQILTDFDIRFYMYELLKALDYCHSMGIMHRDVKPHNVMIDHQQKKLRLIDWGLAEFYHPAQEYNVRVASRYFKGPELLVDYQMYDYSLDMWSLGCMLASMIFRKEPFFHGQDNYDQLVRIAKVLGTDELYGYLKKYHIELDPHFNDILGQHSRKRWENFIHSENRHLVSPEVLDLLDKLLRYDHQQRLTAKEAMDHPYFYPVVKEQSQPSSENAVLSSGMTTAR